The following proteins are encoded in a genomic region of Terriglobia bacterium:
- a CDS encoding RNA polymerase sigma factor, whose amino-acid sequence MHETDENLMLAVRNGEVGKLAFLFDRHHRLLFDFFAKLTGSRAAAEDLVQDVFFRILKYRGTFRDESRFKAWMFHIARNARIDYYRKHHTGTLPAEDRDTEPQSRFGMPGDDLEQEQQVFLLECALLKLAPEKREVLILSRYQDMKYEQIAEMLGCEVSTIKVRVFRAIKELRDIFFKLSNEKPPCNVKKSVNSLRIM is encoded by the coding sequence ATGCACGAGACCGACGAAAACCTGATGCTGGCCGTCAGAAACGGCGAGGTTGGCAAACTGGCCTTCCTCTTCGACCGGCACCACCGCTTGCTGTTCGATTTTTTTGCAAAGTTGACCGGCAGCCGGGCGGCCGCAGAAGACCTTGTACAGGATGTCTTTTTCAGGATTTTGAAGTACCGCGGGACGTTTCGGGATGAAAGCCGTTTCAAGGCCTGGATGTTTCATATCGCGCGAAACGCGAGGATTGATTACTACCGGAAGCATCATACCGGGACCCTCCCGGCCGAAGACCGCGACACAGAACCGCAAAGCCGCTTCGGAATGCCCGGCGACGACCTGGAGCAGGAACAACAGGTATTCCTGCTGGAGTGCGCACTGCTGAAGTTGGCGCCCGAAAAGCGGGAGGTTCTCATCCTGAGCCGCTACCAGGACATGAAATACGAACAGATCGCGGAAATGCTCGGCTGCGAAGTATCGACAATAAAGGTGCGCGTCTTCCGCGCCATCAAAGAGTTGCGGGATATTTTTTTCAAACTTTCGAATGAGAAACCACCATGCAATGTGAAGAAGTCCGTGAACAGTTTGCGGATTATGTGA